A window of Streptomyces sp. SAI-127 contains these coding sequences:
- a CDS encoding chorismate mutase codes for MRTTTPLRRALITVTATAAVVLTATGSAVAVPVPGTAAAPHATARSLSALHPVVELAAERLATADLVAAAKWGTDSPIDDPAREQQVLDNVAAQAQQLGADPDEIRVIFRDQIEANKIVQRGLFQRWTDHPDEAPTTKPDLSVVRQEINRVTSALVEALAATADDRGAVTCRPELILAALQVHHEDHLDALHTRALARALRSLCGS; via the coding sequence ATGCGTACCACCACCCCCCTCCGACGTGCCCTGATCACCGTGACCGCGACCGCGGCCGTCGTTCTCACCGCGACGGGTTCCGCGGTCGCGGTTCCCGTCCCCGGGACGGCCGCGGCACCCCACGCCACCGCCCGCTCCCTCTCCGCCCTGCATCCCGTCGTCGAACTCGCCGCCGAACGCCTGGCCACCGCCGACCTGGTCGCCGCCGCCAAGTGGGGCACCGACAGCCCCATCGACGACCCCGCCCGCGAACAGCAGGTCCTCGACAACGTCGCCGCCCAGGCCCAGCAGCTCGGCGCCGACCCGGACGAGATCCGGGTGATCTTCCGCGACCAGATCGAGGCGAACAAGATCGTCCAGCGCGGACTGTTCCAGCGGTGGACCGACCACCCCGACGAGGCGCCGACGACCAAGCCGGACCTGAGCGTCGTACGGCAGGAGATCAACCGAGTGACCAGCGCGCTGGTCGAGGCCCTCGCCGCCACCGCCGACGACCGCGGCGCGGTCACCTGCCGTCCCGAACTCATTCTCGCCGCCCTCCAGGTCCATCACGAGGACCACCTCGACGCCCTGCACACCAGGGCCCTGGCCCGCGCCCTGCGCTCCCTCTGCGGAAGCTGA